A part of Legionella sainthelensi genomic DNA contains:
- a CDS encoding GIY-YIG nuclease family protein has product MSLAYVSILASQHHGTLYVGSTSDIIKRTWEHKNKVSPGFTAQYNVHMRVYHEACELYVEAARREKRFKNWPRQWKINLIEKLNPQSRDLYEEICQ; this is encoded by the coding sequence ATGAGTCTGGCTTATGTTTCTATTCTTGCGAGTCAGCATCATGGTACTCTTTACGTAGGGTCTACGTCAGACATCATTAAACGGACTTGGGAACACAAAAATAAAGTCAGTCCTGGTTTCACTGCTCAGTATAACGTACATATGCGGGTCTATCATGAAGCATGTGAATTATACGTTGAAGCAGCACGACGTGAAAAACGTTTCAAAAATTGGCCAAGACAATGGAAAATAAATTTAATAGAGAAACTAAACCCTCAATCGCGTGACCTGTATGAAGAAATTTGCCAATGA
- a CDS encoding biotin-independent malonate decarboxylase subunit gamma, with the protein MVALNDILQLIFSQKIEFSEHQSVIYGQARLNNQLTHILGVKESTFLGAEQALIMAEHIIEILESQSKDPVLLLVDVAGQELSMRDEWLAMQQYFGHLLECLECLRHQGNPLISLVYNQALGGAFIAYGLMADTILALPDAALAVMWLEGISKVTKIELEQLKELSKTFPVFAPGVQNFYQLGGLHEIVVPSELAEKISLAIQKKNISDDRALLGNTRGGRKLAFSIINQVATHP; encoded by the coding sequence ATGGTTGCATTAAATGATATTTTACAATTAATTTTTTCTCAGAAAATTGAGTTTAGTGAGCATCAATCTGTGATTTATGGACAAGCAAGATTAAATAACCAACTTACCCATATTCTCGGAGTTAAAGAATCAACTTTTCTTGGTGCTGAACAAGCGTTGATTATGGCGGAACATATAATCGAAATTCTTGAAAGTCAATCTAAAGATCCCGTATTGCTTTTAGTGGATGTTGCAGGACAAGAATTATCGATGCGTGATGAATGGTTGGCTATGCAGCAATACTTTGGTCATTTGCTTGAATGTCTTGAATGTCTACGTCACCAGGGAAATCCATTGATATCACTGGTTTATAATCAAGCATTGGGTGGTGCTTTTATTGCCTATGGATTGATGGCGGATACTATCTTAGCATTGCCGGACGCAGCTTTAGCGGTAATGTGGTTGGAAGGTATTTCTAAAGTGACCAAGATAGAATTGGAGCAGCTAAAAGAGCTTAGCAAAACATTTCCTGTGTTTGCACCAGGAGTGCAAAATTTCTATCAGCTTGGAGGGTTGCATGAGATTGTGGTTCCATCAGAGCTTGCTGAAAAAATTAGTTTGGCAATTCAAAAGAAAAATATCTCCGATGATAGGGCTCTTTTAGGGAATACACGCGGAGGAAGAAAGTTGGCTTTTTCAATTATTAATCAAGTCGCCACTCATCCATGA
- a CDS encoding biotin-independent malonate decarboxylase subunit beta has translation MENMEFRFTLSGNRLRGKRTVCGVVGSGNLEVIIEENHTSETLFMIQTAVDHYKPVWKMVIADFVRQHAPIGLQFTLNDNGAMPAVVLLRLAQALEEFQGNYKIGNNYQELSARERIQALFDTNSFVEWLAEEKHYSPYLAALNLPGEADDGVVIGSAVLGKNKVLVASQQKDFMGGAVGEIHGAKLTGLFKAAVASKVKAVILLIDSGGVRLHEANAGEIAISETIRAIFDARHNGIMTVGVVCGKNGAFGGMGIISSCLDYLIINEVGRIGVSGPEVIQAVAGIEAFNALDRGLVWRVYGGKTRYLQDVAQSYVSSDIAAIRDKLITALDKKIPLDINSIKQKHNLLKKRFQDTVGYQEEGTYLSHVAPKYAATLFNMKDDEFLEAAKEIKTNL, from the coding sequence ATGGAAAATATGGAGTTTCGTTTTACTCTTTCCGGCAATAGGTTACGGGGTAAAAGAACAGTTTGTGGCGTTGTGGGTTCAGGTAATCTGGAAGTGATTATTGAAGAAAATCACACTTCTGAAACCTTATTTATGATTCAAACAGCAGTGGATCATTATAAACCTGTATGGAAAATGGTGATCGCTGATTTTGTACGACAACACGCACCAATAGGCTTGCAATTTACACTCAATGATAATGGAGCAATGCCCGCTGTAGTGCTGTTGCGTTTAGCCCAAGCCCTTGAAGAATTCCAGGGTAATTACAAAATAGGTAATAACTACCAGGAATTAAGCGCGCGTGAACGAATTCAAGCTCTTTTTGATACGAATTCATTTGTCGAGTGGCTTGCTGAAGAAAAACATTATAGTCCTTATTTAGCCGCGTTAAATTTGCCGGGAGAGGCTGATGATGGCGTTGTCATTGGTTCTGCTGTTCTAGGAAAAAATAAAGTGCTCGTTGCTTCTCAGCAAAAAGATTTTATGGGTGGGGCAGTTGGCGAAATTCATGGAGCAAAACTCACTGGCTTATTCAAAGCAGCTGTGGCAAGCAAAGTTAAAGCGGTTATTTTGCTCATTGATAGTGGTGGAGTCCGTTTACACGAAGCTAATGCCGGAGAAATAGCTATTTCCGAGACGATTCGTGCTATTTTTGACGCAAGACATAACGGCATAATGACTGTGGGTGTGGTTTGCGGTAAAAATGGTGCTTTTGGAGGTATGGGCATTATTTCATCTTGCTTGGATTATTTGATTATAAATGAAGTGGGGCGTATTGGAGTTTCTGGTCCGGAAGTGATTCAAGCAGTAGCAGGTATAGAAGCTTTTAATGCATTAGATAGGGGATTGGTATGGCGCGTATATGGAGGAAAAACACGCTATTTGCAAGATGTTGCGCAAAGTTATGTAAGTTCGGACATCGCAGCAATTCGTGATAAGCTTATTACTGCCCTTGATAAAAAGATTCCTCTAGATATTAATTCAATCAAACAAAAACATAATCTCTTGAAAAAAAGATTTCAGGATACAGTAGGCTATCAGGAAGAAGGCACTTATTTAAGTCACGTTGCGCCAAAGTATGCTGCAACTCTTTTTAATATGAAGGATGATGAGTTTTTAGAGGCAGCAAAAGAAATAAAAACAAACTTATGA
- a CDS encoding cyclic nucleotide-binding domain-containing protein codes for MDTINSLSQIDKIPILSRASIFTGVGFIEQKMLADKCTVVAYKPEETVIEQGEIGDRLYIIIKGTVQVSVKTHSKGWKRVNTLGPGDVFGEIAILRNIRRTARIVTITACQFLTINAKDFLDVYQYFPARARDNIQLVVAKRLQESGVYVRM; via the coding sequence ATGGATACGATTAATAGTTTGTCGCAAATAGATAAGATACCCATACTTTCTCGAGCCTCCATTTTTACAGGTGTTGGATTTATTGAGCAAAAAATGCTTGCTGATAAATGTACTGTTGTTGCCTATAAACCTGAAGAGACTGTTATCGAGCAAGGAGAAATTGGGGATAGGCTTTATATTATTATCAAAGGTACGGTACAAGTTTCTGTGAAAACACACTCTAAGGGATGGAAACGCGTCAATACCCTGGGGCCAGGAGATGTATTCGGGGAAATTGCTATCTTACGTAATATACGCAGAACGGCGCGGATTGTCACAATTACTGCTTGTCAGTTTCTTACAATTAATGCCAAAGATTTTTTAGATGTCTATCAATATTTTCCTGCAAGAGCACGTGACAACATTCAGTTAGTTGTTGCCAAGCGTCTACAAGAAAGTGGTGTTTATGTCCGCATGTAG
- the mdcG gene encoding malonate decarboxylase holo-[acyl-carrier-protein] synthase, translated as MILQRHHLIYLEPGTDFFLVSCHEKKGLIKEQVSNWLALGLPCIYAKQLPDDEFINLGLPLWYANKKHRVGLRVIPSAVQKTNSPPQLLEMQDFFLHYYGVEDLNRVLGSHGISDVAVYGSFLSQYLSGYDFVTESSDLDLLIHYHEYSLNHLQDLLDALTQKFNRIIDGEIRFQGLGDISIKELLNTTTKNVLCKTKDQVILLSRTELYEHYSLL; from the coding sequence ATGATCCTACAACGACATCATTTAATTTATCTTGAGCCGGGTACTGATTTTTTTCTTGTGTCCTGTCATGAAAAGAAAGGATTAATTAAAGAGCAGGTTTCTAACTGGCTGGCACTAGGGTTGCCATGTATTTATGCAAAACAATTACCTGATGACGAATTCATTAATTTAGGGTTACCACTTTGGTATGCTAATAAAAAACATCGAGTGGGTCTTCGCGTTATCCCCTCAGCGGTACAAAAGACCAACTCTCCACCACAACTTCTAGAAATGCAGGATTTCTTCTTACATTATTATGGAGTTGAGGATTTAAATAGGGTTCTAGGATCACATGGAATATCTGATGTTGCCGTATATGGATCATTTTTGTCCCAATATTTATCAGGATATGATTTTGTCACGGAAAGTTCCGATCTTGATTTGCTTATTCATTATCACGAATATTCATTAAATCACTTGCAGGATCTTTTGGATGCTTTAACTCAAAAATTTAATCGAATTATAGATGGAGAAATACGTTTTCAAGGACTAGGAGATATTTCGATTAAAGAATTACTCAATACAACCACAAAAAATGTATTGTGTAAGACTAAGGACCAGGTGATCTTATTATCAAGAACAGAACTTTATGAACATTATTCCTTGTTGTGA
- the mdcA gene encoding malonate decarboxylase subunit alpha, translating to MWDSNRKEYLNRVFKIKEYLKEGKFIEANDLVAVLSKLICSGDRVCIEGDNQKQASFLAAALSQLDPNQVNHLHMIQSAIALPEHLDIFEKGIAKRIDFSYSGPQSVRLANMVKNKTIEIGNIHTYNELFGRLVADLTPNVCLLMADQADRQGNLFTGANTEETPAIIEATNFRNGIVVVQVNEVVDRLPRVDIPGDWVDVIIKGPEPSYIEPLFTRDPAQIDEIKILMAMMVIKGIYAPYQVNILNHGVGFNTCAIELLLPTYAESLGLKGKIAQHWIVNPLPTLIPAIEAGFVKSIYPFGGEVGMNRYAAARPDVFFTGKEGCLRSNRMLGQLAGHYACDVFIGATLQMDLEGNSSTAVEGRIAGFGGAPNMGCDAPGRRHSSYAWLKAGQERGEALTTKMPRGRKLVIQMVETFQSSARPTFVEKLDAWELQKAMNADLPAVMIYGDDVSHIVTEEGIANLLMCRTMAEREQAIRGIAGYTEVGMKRNKTKVEELRQRGIITRPEDLGIKVSDATRDLLAAKSIRDLVDCSHGLYEPPAKFRNW from the coding sequence ATGTGGGATAGCAATAGAAAAGAATATTTAAATCGTGTATTCAAGATTAAAGAGTATCTAAAAGAGGGCAAGTTTATTGAAGCAAATGATTTAGTAGCCGTGCTTTCAAAACTGATTTGTTCCGGCGACCGAGTATGTATTGAAGGCGATAATCAAAAGCAAGCCAGCTTTTTAGCTGCTGCGCTGTCCCAATTAGATCCCAACCAGGTGAATCATTTGCATATGATTCAATCTGCTATTGCATTACCTGAGCATCTTGATATCTTTGAAAAAGGAATTGCTAAGCGAATTGATTTTTCTTATTCCGGCCCACAATCAGTACGCTTAGCTAATATGGTTAAAAATAAAACAATCGAGATCGGAAATATTCATACTTATAATGAACTTTTTGGTCGATTGGTTGCTGATCTAACACCCAATGTTTGTTTGCTTATGGCAGATCAAGCTGACCGACAAGGTAATTTATTTACCGGAGCGAATACTGAAGAAACCCCTGCAATTATTGAAGCAACAAATTTTAGAAACGGGATTGTTGTGGTTCAAGTAAACGAAGTGGTTGATCGTTTACCTAGAGTCGATATTCCAGGCGATTGGGTTGATGTTATTATTAAAGGTCCGGAACCTTCTTATATAGAGCCTCTTTTTACCCGAGATCCTGCGCAAATAGATGAGATCAAGATTTTAATGGCTATGATGGTCATTAAAGGAATATATGCGCCTTATCAAGTAAATATTCTAAATCATGGCGTTGGTTTTAATACATGCGCGATAGAATTGCTCTTACCTACCTATGCAGAATCATTAGGATTAAAAGGTAAAATAGCACAGCACTGGATTGTGAATCCCTTGCCTACTTTAATTCCCGCTATAGAAGCTGGATTTGTAAAATCCATTTACCCTTTTGGTGGGGAAGTGGGTATGAATCGCTATGCTGCTGCTCGCCCGGATGTGTTTTTTACAGGTAAAGAAGGATGTTTGCGTTCTAATCGCATGTTAGGCCAGCTTGCAGGCCATTATGCATGCGATGTATTTATTGGTGCTACATTGCAGATGGATCTTGAGGGAAATAGTTCAACTGCTGTTGAAGGTCGAATTGCAGGTTTTGGTGGTGCTCCAAATATGGGTTGTGATGCTCCTGGACGCCGCCATTCCTCTTATGCTTGGCTTAAAGCAGGCCAAGAGCGTGGTGAAGCATTAACAACGAAAATGCCTCGAGGAAGAAAACTAGTGATTCAAATGGTTGAAACATTTCAAAGTTCAGCACGGCCTACTTTTGTAGAAAAATTGGATGCATGGGAATTACAAAAAGCAATGAATGCTGACTTGCCTGCGGTGATGATTTACGGAGATGATGTAAGTCATATTGTGACTGAAGAGGGTATTGCAAACCTCTTAATGTGTCGGACTATGGCAGAGCGCGAGCAGGCAATTCGTGGGATTGCTGGTTATACAGAAGTTGGAATGAAAAGAAATAAGACAAAAGTTGAAGAATTGCGTCAGCGAGGTATCATAACACGTCCTGAAGATTTAGGCATTAAGGTATCGGATGCAACAAGGGATCTTTTAGCTGCCAAGTCTATTCGAGATCTAGTTGATTGTTCTCATGGTTTATATGAGCCACCCGCAAAATTTAGAAATTGGTAG
- a CDS encoding triphosphoribosyl-dephospho-CoA synthase: MNIIPCCERTLARMAIRSLYFEVKAYPKPGLVSFIDSGAHHDMNGETFYRSLFTLRHYFYQISKKGLTSNSFEELKEIAIQAEQRMLEKTFGVNTHRGAIFALGLLCVSVMRLAHKKKSFTPADVHLQLLSDWPIHLRNHAGNLESHGAEVRRKYKVVDAMQMAIQGYNLLFQLLPEFIALFVKTKSLDTVCLFAYGALLGRIDDTNILYKKGKTGLDYAQCKVTELLAIPCLQTRRQRALELHQLFSEIGISPGGVADLIGVLLFLGQLFCQSFRDIRFFKMKVPSSGLHHA, translated from the coding sequence ATGAACATTATTCCTTGTTGTGAACGAACTCTAGCGAGAATGGCGATTAGGTCGCTTTATTTTGAGGTTAAGGCTTATCCAAAACCTGGATTAGTGAGTTTTATTGATTCAGGAGCACACCATGACATGAACGGGGAAACTTTTTATCGTAGTTTGTTTACCTTACGCCATTATTTTTATCAAATCTCAAAAAAAGGGCTAACAAGCAATTCTTTTGAGGAGTTAAAAGAAATAGCGATTCAAGCTGAGCAGCGGATGCTTGAAAAAACCTTTGGCGTCAATACCCATCGTGGTGCTATTTTTGCTTTAGGTCTTCTCTGTGTCTCTGTGATGCGATTAGCCCACAAAAAAAAATCTTTTACGCCTGCTGATGTACATTTGCAGTTATTGAGCGATTGGCCAATACATTTAAGAAATCATGCTGGAAATCTTGAAAGTCATGGAGCCGAAGTACGTCGCAAATATAAGGTGGTGGATGCGATGCAAATGGCCATCCAAGGTTATAATCTGCTTTTTCAATTACTTCCAGAATTTATCGCGCTTTTTGTTAAAACAAAATCATTAGACACAGTCTGTTTATTTGCTTATGGAGCGCTTTTAGGGCGGATCGATGATACCAACATTCTCTACAAAAAAGGGAAAACAGGACTCGATTATGCGCAATGTAAAGTAACAGAATTATTGGCCATCCCCTGTTTGCAAACTCGAAGACAAAGGGCTTTGGAACTACATCAGCTTTTTTCAGAAATAGGAATTAGTCCTGGTGGAGTGGCTGATTTGATTGGTGTTTTATTATTTCTTGGGCAATTATTTTGTCAGTCTTTTAGAGATATTCGATTTTTTAAAATGAAGGTGCCTAGCAGCGGACTCCATCACGCATAA